A stretch of Canis lupus baileyi chromosome 7, mCanLup2.hap1, whole genome shotgun sequence DNA encodes these proteins:
- the KCNK5 gene encoding potassium channel subfamily K member 5 isoform X1: MAHWLLSVSSQIPFLLWCGRGRAGLAWPPQNVERDAPRTCRRWFLCPTHWKLASSSEVVSDAAGQGVAITGNQTFNNWNWPNAMIFAATVITTIGYGNVAPKTPAGRLFCVFYGLFGVPLCLTWISALGKFFGGRAKRLGQFLTKRGVSLRQAQITCTAIFIVWGVLVHLVIPPFVFMVTEEWDYIEGLYYSFITISTIGFGDFVAGVNPSANYHALYRYFVELWIYLGLAWLSLFVNWKVSMFVEVHKAIKKRRRRRKESFESSPHSKKALQMTGGTASKDVNIFSFLSKKEETYNDLIKQIGKKAMKTGGAGERVAASGLGPPGGGLPALPSSLSPLVVYSKNRMPSLEEVSQTLRSKGHVSRPPSEEAGAGPPKDGSPTPEVFINQLDRISEEGEPWDTQDYHPLIFQNVSITFANEEAGLSDEETSKSSIEDNLAGEERPQEGPEAEVPLNLGEFPSSDESTFTSTESELSLPYEQLMNEYNKADCPRGT, from the exons ATGGCACACTGGCTTCTCTCGGTGTCTAGTCAAATTCCATTCCTGCTCtggtgtgggagagggagagctggcctggcctggccgccGCAGAACGTGGAGCGTGATGCGCCGAGAACCTGTAGGAGGTGGTTTCTCTGTCCCACCCACTGGAAACTTGCAAGCTCTTCTGAG GTAGTATCTGATGCTGCAGGACAGGGCGTGGCCATTACGGGGAATCAGACCTTCAACAACTGGAATTGGCCCAATGCAATGATTTTTGCAGCCACGGTCATCACTACCATTG GCTATGGCAACGTGGCCCCTAAGACCCCTGCTGGGCGCCTCTTCTGTGTCTTCTATGGTCTCTTCGGGGTGCCACTCTGCCTGACATGGATCAGTGCCCTGGGCAAGTTCTTCGGGGGACGTGCCAAGAGGCTGGGCCAGTTCCTCACCAAGAGAGGCGTGAGCCTG CGGCAGGCACAGATCACGTGCACAGCCATCTTCATCGTGTGGGGCGTCCTGGTCCACCTGGTGATCCCGCCCTTTGTGTTCATGGTGACTGAGGAGTGGGACTACATCGAGGGCCTCTACTACTCCTTCATCACTATCTCCACCATTGGCTTTGGCGACTTCGTGGCCG GTGTGAACCCCAGCGCCAACTACCACGCCCTGTACCGCTACTTCGTGGAGCTCTGGATCTACCTGGGGCTGGCCTGGCTGTCCCTCTTTGTCAACTGGAAGGTGAGCATGTTCGTCGAGGTCCACAAGGCCATCAAGAAGCGGCGACGGCGGCGAAAGGAGTCCTTTGAGAGCTCTCCACACTCCAAGAAGGCTCTGCAGATGACTGGGGGTACGGCATCCAAGGACGTCAACATCTTCAGCTTTTTGTCCAAAAAGGAGGAGACCTACAATGACCTCATCAAGCAGATAGGGAAGAAGGCGATGAAGACGggcggggctggggagagggttGCAGCCTCGGGGCTGGGGCCTCCGGGGGGTGGGCTGCCAGCCCTCCCCAGTTCCCTATCTCCCCTAGTGGTTTACTCCAAAAACCGGATGCCCAGCTTGGAAGAGGTGTCTCAGACACTGAGGAGCAAAGGCCATGTGTCACGGCCTCCCAgtgaggaggctggggcagggccccCCAAAGATGGCTCCCCGACCCCTGAGGTGTTCATCAACCAGCTGGACCGAATCAGCGAGGAGGGTGAGCCATGGGACACCCAGGACTACCACCCACTCATCTTCCAGAACGTCAGCATTACCTTTGCGAATGAGGAGGCAGGGCTCTCAGACGAAGAGACTTCCAAGTCCTCGATAGAGGACAACCTGGCTGGGGAGGAGAGGCCCCAGGAAGGGCCCGAAGCTGAGGTGCCGCTGAACCTAGGCGAGTTCCCCTCATCAGACGAGTCCACCTTCACCAGCACAGAGTCCGAGCTCTCTCTGCCTTACGAACAGCTCATGAACGAGTACAATAAAGCAGACTGCCCCAGAGGCACGTGA